In the Clostridium cellulovorans 743B genome, AAGTTGCAAAATCAACTATTCCAGAACCTGATAAACTAAATAACTCTTGAAACTTCTTTACTGCTATTGCAGTTTTTATATCATAATGTCCATTGACATCTATCTTATCAATTACAGGATAATATTCTGAAATAAAATTCAAGTATGTTTGTACAGTCTTTACATATTCCCCTGATTCTCCAACTCCTAAGGGATAACCTGGATATTCTCGAGGAACCCCCTCAATTCTTCTGGTTCTAGCAAAGGAATGTTCTGTTCCAAAGAATACATTTAATATTTCTGTTGGATTTAATCCTTTATCAGCTAGAAATTTGCTCTGCCATTTTAGCAGGCACCCATTCTCTATATATTCTTCTCCACTACAATATTTAGCTAACACTGGAGTTCTTTTATTTCCTATGACAATATACGTATTAAATATTAAGTCTACAATTCGGTCTATATTTTTATAAGTATTTCTTCCTTTAACAAAAACTTGGTCATAACGAGAATCATTAGTTATGTGGAAATCCATTCCTTGAACTCCATACCACTCCGTATATATTCTATTTAGAACAAAGGATATTATGCAGTATACATTAACTCTGATAGCAGTTTCAGACCATGTAGCATAAATTTCGCAAGAACACACATTTTTTATATAATCGTTAAATTTGACTTTTAAATTTTCTGCATTTTTATCATCTGGAGTTCCTAAATGAACGATTACGTAGCTTGGAATCATCACTTCTCTATCATCAATAATACTAACTAAATCTGAAATAAAGTTTTGTTGATCATCAAACTTTTTCTTTGGTGGTATATTGATCAATTCCGAATCTGGAATAATTAACACTTCTTCCTCTTCATGCCCTTCACCCTTAGGTTTCAATTCTATAGCCTGCATTGCAGTAACCTTAGGTAATATTTGTGTACCAATTATCTTAATATCTGTATACCCTTCAGCAACTACCTTGATTACACAAGTAGAATAAGGTACATAGCTTGAATAACTCTCTGAATAAAAAATATCTGGCGTATCTAGTTCTATTATTTCTGTAAATCCAGATGAATCTGTATACAAATTAATTTCTTTATTCTGAAATTCTTCTGTAACAGACTGACTAACCAAAACCGTGGCGTTCTTCACAGGGATTTCAGTCTCCGCTTTCACTAACCTAACTTGCAATTTTCCCTTTGCCATTTAATTTAATCCTTCCACAATCGCTCTTTTTAAAATAAACATCTTCTTATCTGAGAAAATCCACTATACGGATATCTTTGTTATATGCACATATAATCTAGATATAGAATACCAAGTTGCAAAATCCACTATTCCAGTTTCACTTGCTTTAAATGTGTTTTGAAATTTCCTTACTGCTTCAGCAGTGGCTAAATCATAAATTCCATTTACCGTAACTTTAGGTATAAGAGGATATGCCTCAGAAATTTTATTTAAATGCCCTTGAATAATTCTCACATTACTCCCTTTATCTTCTATGGTCAAAGGACTTCCTGGGTATGGCTGAGTTATTCCTTCGAACTTATCTGTTCTTCCTAAAGACATACTATTCCCATAATACTTTTTTATGATTTCTATAGGATTTAACCCTTCATCTGCCAAAAACTTACAACCCCATTTTGATAGCCATGCATTTCTAATTACCTTTATTCCATCGGAATACTGAGTCAATATGGGCTGTTTTTGCCTATCAATTGTAATATAGGTATTAAACGTAAAATTAACAATTTCACTTATACTTTTGTAAGTTGTTCTTCCGTAAAAAAAAGCAGGATCATAAATAGGATCATTTGTTATATGAAAATCTTTCCCCTGTCTTTTATACCACTCCGTATAAATCCTATTTAATATAAATGATACTATGCAGTAAGAAAAAGCTCTAATGGCTGCTTCTGGCCATGTAGGATATATTTCTCCAGCACAAACAGTTTTAATGTAATCAATGAATCTTACATTAACATTTTTCGCATTATTATCATTAGGTGCTCCTAAATGAACTACTATAGAATAAGGAATCATTGGTGTTTGATAATCTACACCCCCACTAACAGGAACATTTAACTTCGTCGCAGATTCCGGAATCTTTTCAGGATAATTTCCAATCAATGTAGGCTCTGATATTAAAAGTTGGTCTTCAATTTGATTTTCGCTATTTTTAGGATTTAACCTAGCATGCTGTACTGCAAGAACCATTGGGAATATTTGCACCCCTCTTATTTGATAACTGTTATACCCTTCCGCAGTTACTTTTATATCACAAAGACTATACGGTCTTGTATTCAATGGACTTAATGACAACAATATATCTGGAGTCTCTAATTCAATAATTTCTGTATTTCCTAAGGAATCAGAAATCATTTTATATTCGATAATTTCCCCACCGCCAGCATTAGCACCACTTATAATAACCGTTGCGTTACTGATGGGTAATTCATTATTCCCTTTTACTACTCTTACCTGAAGTTCCCCTTTTGCCATAACTTTCCCTTTCGAAATAGATTGCTTCTTTTTTATTGCTCCGGGTAATCCATTGTTGGGATATACCCTTGAAATTCATCTATAATAGGTGGAATAAATATCCCATTTCTATAAATTCTCACGTTATCTACTATACTTTCATTTAGCTTTACTAATGAAACATATAATCTAGCTGCTGCATACCAAGTTGCAAAATCTACTATCCCAGATATATTTAAGTTAAATATTTTTTGAAATTCTTCAACAGTATTAGCAGTGTCCAAATCATAATTTCCACTTATCTTCACTTCGGGAATATCAGAGTAATATTTAGCTATTGTATTTAGGTATATTTGTACTGTTTTTACTAGTTCTCCTGCAACATTTAACAGCAAAGGATAACCTAAGTATTCTATAGGAACACCTTCTACCTTCGTAGCCCTTGATAAAAACTTATCCTCACCTAGGTAAGTTCTTATTATCTCTCCAGGGTTTAATCCTCGGTCCGCTAAGTACTTACTTTGCCATTTCAGTATGCAACTATTTTTAATATATTCTTCACCAATACAATACTTAGCTAATATAGGCCGTTTTTCTTTTGCTTTTATTATATAGGTACTAAAAGCCTCATTGACCAATTTATCTATATTTGTATAAGTATTTCGTCCTTTTGCAAAGGCTTGATCATAAATAGGATCATTAGTTATATCAAAATTCTTATTTTGTTTTCTATACCACTGTGTATATACTCTATTTACAACAAAAGATACTATGCAATATATATTTGTCTTAATTGCAACTTCAGACCAAGTGGCATAAACTTCACAAGAACATACATTTTTTATATAGTAATCAAATCTTACTTTTATATTTTCTGCCTCTTCATCATCTGGTGCTCCAAGATGAACTATTACCTCACTTGGAATTACTACTTCCTTATTTTCAGGTATATCAGATTTCTTTGAGATAATATGTTCTTGGTTTTGACCTTTTTCCTTTGTATTACCAAGTACCAACTGTGAATCAGGAATAATTATCAGTTCTTCTTCACTTTCCTTCCCTTCTAATTTAGGCTTCAATGCAATCATTTGCATGGCTGTAGCATCTGGAAGTATCTGTACTCCAACTACTTTAATCTCTTTAAATCCATCGGCTGTTACTTTAACATCACAAGTGCTATATGGTTTATAACTAGAATATCCTTGAGAATATGATATATTAGGAGCAAATAACTCAACAGCCTCTGTAAATCCAGATTTATCTGTTTTTAGAGTATATTCTTTATTTTCAGCTTCATCAAGGATAAACTGAGTAACTAGGATTTTAGCATCTATTACTGGAACTTCAGCTATATCCTTTACTAATCTAACCTGTAGCCATCCCTTAGCCATGTAGATTTCTCCTATGAAAATTACTTTTACAGTTCAAGCGTAAATATATTAACCAATATTTAAGAAGTTGGATAATACATTATGGGGATATATTCTTTATTTTTATCTATTACAGGTGGAATAAACTTCTTTTCTAGTGAGCATTCTATTTCTTGCTTTCCACGATCAAAAGCTTGTGATATCTGAACATATAATCTAGCTAAAGAATACCAAGTTCCAAAATCAACTATTCCTGTCTGCTTTAATTTGAAAAATCTTTGATATTGCTTTACAGCTTCAGCAGTTTCCAAATCATAATTTCCATTAACCGTAACCTTAGGAATAGGTGTAAATATTGATGAAATTCTATTTATATATTCTTGAATTACCCTCACAGTTTTTCCTGTACTACCAATAACTAAAGGATTGCCTGGATAAGCTTCTGGTATGCCTTCAATATTTGAAGTTCTTTGCAATGTAACATTATCTCCATAATATTTTCTTAGGATTTCCAATGGATTCGCTCCATTATCTACCATAAACTTACTTTGCCACATTGATAACCAGCCATCTCTAACTACCTTTATACCATCAGAATATTGAGTTAGCATTGGCTGAACTTGTCTTCCTTTTACTACATAGGTATTAAACATACTATTAATGCCCTCGCTGATATTTGCGGCAATAGTTGTCCCTAATAAAAACTCTTGATCGTAAACAGGATCATTTGTAATATCAAAACTTTTTCCTTTTCGCTTATACCATTCCGTATAAATTCTATTCAACACAAAAGATATTACACAATATCCAAAGGTTCTTATCATATTTTCTGGTCAAGTAGGATATATTCCAGCGGAACAAACACTTTTGATATAATCTATATACCTTACTTTAATGTTCTTTGCATTTTCATCATCTGGTGCACCTAAATGAACGATTAAATGATATGGAATAGATGGTCTCTGAAATTCTATACCTCCAATAGGCATAGGCATTAGCTTTAGTGCTTCCTCTGGCTTTTTTTCGGGATAACCCCTAAATAACGGATGTTCTGGTATTATAATTTGATTTTCACCTTGATTTTGCTCTCCCTTAGGGTTTAACCTAGCATATTGAATGCCTAAAACATTAGGGAATATTTGGACACCAATTATTCGAAATTCTTGATATCCTTCAGCAATTACCTCTATATCATAAGTGCTATATGGTCTTTCATTTGAAGGACTTTGAGATAATAAAATATCTGGTGCCTCAACTTCAACTACTTCTGTGTATCCCGAACCATCCGAAGTGGCTTTATATTGACTTTTATTTTGATTCTGAGTGCCAGTTTGTCTTATGGTAGCACTAGCATTAATTACAGGAAATTCAGTATTACCTCTTACTATCCTCAGTTGTATTAATCCTTTTGCCACTGGTCTTCACCTCCAAGCCACATTGCTTTCAAGCTATACAATCGGATAATTTATTGTTGGAACATATCCTTGAAAATCGTCTATAATTGGAGGTATAAATATCCCTTGTGATACTTCTGACCTTTCTTCCCTAAGTTCAGCTATTTTAGTTACCGCCACATATATTCTGGAAATAGCATACCACGTTGAATAGTCAACAACACCTGTGGGCTGTAGATTGAAAACTTCTTGAAATTTTCTAACCATCGCCGCTGTATTTACATCATAATTTCCACTTACAGCTACCTTAGGTAAAGCTGGGTAATTAGTGGCTATCCTATTTAAAAATGTTTGTACAGTTCTAACAGGTTGCCCTGTACTTCCTATTCCTAGAGTATATCCAGGATACGATTGAGGAATCCCTATAACTTTTTCAGCTCTTTGCAAGTTTACATCGCTTCCATAATACTCTCTTAGTATTTCTAAAGAATTTAGTCCTTTTTCTGCTAGATCTTTACTTCCCCATTGGTAAAGCCACCCTGGTCTTACAACCTTTACTCCATCACAAAATTGTGTGAGCAACGGTTGCTTTTGGCCAGGTCTTATAACATAGGTAGAAAAGAATAAATCTACCAACTTGCTAATGTTTTCAAATATATTTCTTCCTTTAAAAAACGCTTGGTCAAAGGCGGTACTATTAGTTATTTGAAAAGCTTTCCCTTGACCTCTATACCATTCTGTATATATTCTATTTAGTACAAATGAAAGAATAACAAATAAATTAGCTCTTAGTGCACTTTCAGGCCAAGTTGCATAAATTTCACTTGAGCATACATTTTTTATATAATCTATAAATCTGACAGTAATATTTTCTGCTTTATCATCATTTGGATGTCCCAAATGAACCACTATATACTGAGGAACTACTGGTTCCTGAAGTACTACACCACCTGTTGGCTTTGGCAAAGGTTTTATTGGATCTTCTGGAATTTTTTCTGGATAGTTGCCGTATAACACCGGTTCAGGTATAGATATTATTTCTCCAGTTTCCTGTCTTTTATCATTCACTGACTTCATCTGTATATCTTGAATTGCAAGAACATTTGGTAGTATTTGAGTTCCATTTATCATGATATCTTGATATCCTTCAGCAGTAACTTTAATATCACATGTACTATATGGCTTAAAAGTAGATGGGCTTTGGGAGTATGCTATATCTGGCGCTTCTAATTCTATGATTTGAGAAATTCCAGAAGAATCACTTACTAGTTGTTGTTCAACTTGTCGCGTACCATCTCTGCTTGTCTGTGTTACCGTAATCTTTGCATTTTCTATCGGTCTTTCTCTATCGCCTTTTTCAACTCTAATTTGAAGAGTACCCTTTGCCATAAAATAGTTCCTCCAATTAATCACTTACTTTATAAATATGAACATTAATAAAAAAAGTTCTTATTCATCAACAATCCCATCAATTCAGGTGGAATCCTGAAATATATATTTGTATTAGAAAAAAACATTATGTCATCATTGCATGTTTTTTTATCTGATACGGTGTTAGAAAAATTCATTCTTGCTTCTAATTTTGACTCTATATATGACCTTTTATCCATTTGAATTATTCTAAAAGTCTCATATAAACATAGAGTTCCATATCCCCACATAGTATTGGGATATATTATTCCTGGTCGACCTCTCTTAGCACCCTTTACTAAAAATGCCTTTAATCTTTCTCCATACATAAAAGGATCCTTGCCCTTTATAATTCCCCACTCCATCATTAATGCTGCTGCGCCAGCTACATGAGGTGCCGCCATAGATGTTCCATTTAGAGTATCATAAAATCCACCTGGTATTGCGGCTTCGATATTTTCTCCTGGTGCGACTATGTCTGGCTTAACAGTGGGTTCCTGAGAATTACCTCTTCCCGAAAAAGTAGAGAGAATATTTGTATCCGAATTATAACTTCCTACTCCTATGGCCCTTTGCACCGTAGCTGGAATACCTAGTGTTCCATATGGGTCTGGATTCAAAAATCTAGTTTCTGAACTTAATTGTTCTGTTACTGGCATCCAAATATCATACGGTCTACCTCCCGGATTATCACAAGTTATAATCATCCTCCACTGCCCTTGCAGAAGACTAGTTCCTTCTGATACTAAACTTATAACTATTTCACCATTAACGCTTAATGGTGTTGGTCCAGTTACGTATATATAAAATCTATCACTCATAAGCTGTCCTTGTGAATAACCAGGCCTTAGTGCTACTACTCCACTTGATACATTCTGTGGATTCAGAATCTCTATAGCTATATTATCCAAAATGTTCTTATATAGATTAATTACTAATTGGCTACCTTCACCTGATATATTGAAATTTATCTCTTCTCTCGCTGTTATAGTTCCACTTGCATGATGAGCTGCATCTCCTTCGTTCCCTGAAGCAATAGCCATCGACATTCTTTCAAGTCTACATATAGTATCGATGTACTGCTCTAAAAGACTGTTTCCATCATGAGCACCATCATTAGTAGAAAAACTTAAGTTTACAGATAAAGGTTTGCTCAATTCCTTACTTTTATCTATTAAAAATTTTAATCCTCTCATAAGTTGTGAACTTTTTCCGTAATTTACTTTCCCTACAGCTGTCATTTTCACCATGGCAATGCTACTCTCATAAG is a window encoding:
- a CDS encoding peptidoglycan-binding domain-containing protein; translated protein: MAKGWLQVRLVKDIAEVPVIDAKILVTQFILDEAENKEYTLKTDKSGFTEAVELFAPNISYSQGYSSYKPYSTCDVKVTADGFKEIKVVGVQILPDATAMQMIALKPKLEGKESEEELIIIPDSQLVLGNTKEKGQNQEHIISKKSDIPENKEVVIPSEVIVHLGAPDDEEAENIKVRFDYYIKNVCSCEVYATWSEVAIKTNIYCIVSFVVNRVYTQWYRKQNKNFDITNDPIYDQAFAKGRNTYTNIDKLVNEAFSTYIIKAKEKRPILAKYCIGEEYIKNSCILKWQSKYLADRGLNPGEIIRTYLGEDKFLSRATKVEGVPIEYLGYPLLLNVAGELVKTVQIYLNTIAKYYSDIPEVKISGNYDLDTANTVEEFQKIFNLNISGIVDFATWYAAARLYVSLVKLNESIVDNVRIYRNGIFIPPIIDEFQGYIPTMDYPEQ
- a CDS encoding peptidoglycan-binding protein, whose amino-acid sequence is MAKGTLQIRVEKGDRERPIENAKITVTQTSRDGTRQVEQQLVSDSSGISQIIELEAPDIAYSQSPSTFKPYSTCDIKVTAEGYQDIMINGTQILPNVLAIQDIQMKSVNDKRQETGEIISIPEPVLYGNYPEKIPEDPIKPLPKPTGGVVLQEPVVPQYIVVHLGHPNDDKAENITVRFIDYIKNVCSSEIYATWPESALRANLFVILSFVLNRIYTEWYRGQGKAFQITNSTAFDQAFFKGRNIFENISKLVDLFFSTYVIRPGQKQPLLTQFCDGVKVVRPGWLYQWGSKDLAEKGLNSLEILREYYGSDVNLQRAEKVIGIPQSYPGYTLGIGSTGQPVRTVQTFLNRIATNYPALPKVAVSGNYDVNTAAMVRKFQEVFNLQPTGVVDYSTWYAISRIYVAVTKIAELREERSEVSQGIFIPPIIDDFQGYVPTINYPIV
- a CDS encoding peptidoglycan-binding protein, which produces MAKGELQVRVVKGNNELPISNATVIISGANAGGGEIIEYKMISDSLGNTEIIELETPDILLSLSPLNTRPYSLCDIKVTAEGYNSYQIRGVQIFPMVLAVQHARLNPKNSENQIEDQLLISEPTLIGNYPEKIPESATKLNVPVSGGVDYQTPMIPYSIVVHLGAPNDNNAKNVNVRFIDYIKTVCAGEIYPTWPEAAIRAFSYCIVSFILNRIYTEWYKRQGKDFHITNDPIYDPAFFYGRTTYKSISEIVNFTFNTYITIDRQKQPILTQYSDGIKVIRNAWLSKWGCKFLADEGLNPIEIIKKYYGNSMSLGRTDKFEGITQPYPGSPLTIEDKGSNVRIIQGHLNKISEAYPLIPKVTVNGIYDLATAEAVRKFQNTFKASETGIVDFATWYSISRLYVHITKISV
- a CDS encoding peptidoglycan-binding domain-containing protein — encoded protein: MAKGKLQVRLVKAETEIPVKNATVLVSQSVTEEFQNKEINLYTDSSGFTEIIELDTPDIFYSESYSSYVPYSTCVIKVVAEGYTDIKIIGTQILPKVTAMQAIELKPKGEGHEEEEVLIIPDSELINIPPKKKFDDQQNFISDLVSIIDDREVMIPSYVIVHLGTPDDKNAENLKVKFNDYIKNVCSCEIYATWSETAIRVNVYCIISFVLNRIYTEWYGVQGMDFHITNDSRYDQVFVKGRNTYKNIDRIVDLIFNTYIVIGNKRTPVLAKYCSGEEYIENGCLLKWQSKFLADKGLNPTEILNVFFGTEHSFARTRRIEGVPREYPGYPLGVGESGEYVKTVQTYLNFISEYYPVIDKIDVNGHYDIKTAIAVKKFQELFSLSGSGIVDFATWYSIAKLYVSLATTAENDVNRLRAFREGIFIPPTIDEEYGYIPIIKYPLE
- a CDS encoding S8 family peptidase, yielding MEKFGGKLNLLANVPEEVKMKIIEYTKSDEILQGKLELVALLGSDISVAREKVQALGGVFEDLGFGFAIITIDTNRLNELARISEIQYIELPKTLFSSFVNSNNSSCINQVWTQFEVTGKGILVGFLDSGIDYMHQEFREKNGDTRIDYIYDLSKGGVIYNREQINQAIKSPDPFSVVPHIDDNGHGSHVASIACGSGIINPRYRGVAYESSIAMVKMTAVGKVNYGKSSQLMRGLKFLIDKSKELSKPLSVNLSFSTNDGAHDGNSLLEQYIDTICRLERMSMAIASGNEGDAAHHASGTITAREEINFNISGEGSQLVINLYKNILDNIAIEILNPQNVSSGVVALRPGYSQGQLMSDRFYIYVTGPTPLSVNGEIVISLVSEGTSLLQGQWRMIITCDNPGGRPYDIWMPVTEQLSSETRFLNPDPYGTLGIPATVQRAIGVGSYNSDTNILSTFSGRGNSQEPTVKPDIVAPGENIEAAIPGGFYDTLNGTSMAAPHVAGAAALMMEWGIIKGKDPFMYGERLKAFLVKGAKRGRPGIIYPNTMWGYGTLCLYETFRIIQMDKRSYIESKLEARMNFSNTVSDKKTCNDDIMFFSNTNIYFRIPPELMGLLMNKNFFY
- a CDS encoding peptidoglycan-binding domain-containing protein, coding for MIRTFGYCVISFVLNRIYTEWYKRKGKSFDITNDPVYDQEFLLGTTIAANISEGINSMFNTYVVKGRQVQPMLTQYSDGIKVVRDGWLSMWQSKFMVDNGANPLEILRKYYGDNVTLQRTSNIEGIPEAYPGNPLVIGSTGKTVRVIQEYINRISSIFTPIPKVTVNGNYDLETAEAVKQYQRFFKLKQTGIVDFGTWYSLARLYVQISQAFDRGKQEIECSLEKKFIPPVIDKNKEYIPIMYYPTS